From the Oryza glaberrima chromosome 5, OglaRS2, whole genome shotgun sequence genome, one window contains:
- the LOC127774000 gene encoding PWWP domain-containing protein 3-like, with translation MSSTHVAVAAPDPGGDGGLGEARLVDADAAAAAAAPAAGNAEGSLGGGGGGSSAPAAVGDADVTMTEAVEEEVEVEVAGDAEAEAAVVAGDAAGDPLYGTESAGMVVDEPIDAAEGGVDGGDGGEEGLEAEARVLQGEAATEPVPAGGDVAIASEVAAEAHDSATPEHAEAESNDLEENHVDRGKDNGVAVAHCDDEMQNNVEGSSEIQEDDGAPTLEQQDDESEMPLPSSVSNFELCARYSLPPLDKGEFRVSDLVWGKVKSHPWWPGEIFDPSDASELALKHQKKGSHLIAYFGDNTFAWCDESQLKPFVSNYSQMEKQSSSDAFVSSVNYALEELSRRILSGMSCSCLPEELSDNGMSYMVENAGLKDGVTCSAVNRSEILSCCSPENLLNYVKSLALFPGQGGDLLELVIACSQLTSFYRSKGCPELASFQTGSAWVENGVDPSSIKDDVVDEVVTNEEPPANDKPKRGRGRPRKQKPEDGLELTEKKSTSNLSTDNAYDHPAERQMDMEFDEFDGLQSKKKRSLDSFEDPETKAAAPSFGSSFKIGECIRRAASQLTGSSSIVKSQNEQVPHKNIAETENGDFDVSSDDAINELSVEKRAKRRRMHRHHSADPKELLSQLCSVAVEPTHGYSFSAMVINYFSDYRNYVVSTTTEANIVEKTTAKKGRKRKVMPSPEVETTDHMQDSYWSGLSLHNHPIHDLRRASTSTRPRRRRRSLRETYFHAQQNLQHGLLSPKKQIQVIERSIIHVDEKMVDEVKPTALVLSFGRSSALPSETDLVKMFGRYGPLKESEIEVHASSNTVKVVFKKRADAERAFSFAGKFSTFGPSLRSYRLVNMPFFLSSQTNNTEAHSEYHGLEIPGPSESKVPLDAAEADQVDKTDEKVEDKGTAEVLARETGDSITAPGALDEKTEKEATAEALADKTTEGEITAEVQVEETTTTEKIVEDKELAEETTEGEITAEVQVAETTSTEKIVEDKELAEETTEGETTAEVHIEETSTTERTVEDKELAEETTEGEAIAEVHIEETTTAEKTVEDKVVPEETTEGEATAEVLEECTAIEKIVEDNTIAEEITEGETVAEVHVEVATAIDKAVEENTLAEETAKVETTPEVHVEETTTAEESVGDKAVDETTKGETTAEVYAEESTEKTVEDTTVEAPDEKTKTANDPVEDATVEEPDKKTAANDPVEDATVEEPDKKTAANDPAEDATVEEPDKKTAANDHVEDATPEEPDKNTATNDHVEDVTVEEPDKKTAANDPVEEAIPEETDKNTTTNDPVEDVTIEEPDMKTEANDPVEEATVEEPAVEAGTIEEIATAEARDEKTMITEETAQDPMVEDEKTMTTEETTQEPMVEDEKTVTTEETVQDPMVVDDKTMTTEKTVQDSMVEEGGTNIAAAEETVEHAAATAEALAGQASSTEQTG, from the exons ATGAGCTCGACCCACGTGGCTGTCGCGGCCCCGGATCCGGGGGGAGACGGGGGCCTCGGCGAGGCGAGGCTGGTggatgctgatgctgctgctgctgctgctgcaccggcGGCGGGGAATGCGGAGGGGAgcttgggtggtggtggtggtggcagctcGGCCCCCGCCGCTGTGGGGGACGCTGATGTGACGATGACGGaggccgtggaggaggaggtggaggtggaggttgcGGGTGATGCCGAGGCGGAggctgcggtggtggcgggggatGCGGCGGGTGATCCGTTGTATGGGACGGAGTCGGCTGGTATGGTTGTGGATGAGCCCATTGACGCTGCCGAGGGAGGGGTAGATGGGGGAGATGGTGGCGAGGAGGGGTTGGAAGCGGAGGCTAGGGTTTTGCAGGGTGAGGCTGCGACGGAGCCCGTTCCGGCAGGAGGAGATGTTGCCATTGCTTCTGAAGTGGCGGCGGAAGCACATGATTCTGCTACTCCTGAGCATGCCGAGGCCG AATCCAATGATCTCGAAGAAAACCATGTTGATAGAGGAAAAGATAatggcgtggcggtggcgcacTGTGACGACGAAATGCAGAATAATGTGGAGGGGAGCTCCGAGATCCAAGAAGATGATGGAGCTCCCACACTTGAGCAGCAGGATGATGAGTCTGAAATGCCCCTGCCTTCTAGTGTGTCGAATTTTGAATTATGCGCTAGATACAGCCTTCCTCCTCTTGATAAAGGAGAATTTCGAGTTTCTGACCTTGTCTGGGGTAAAGTAAAAAGCCATCCTTGGTGGCCTGGTGAGATTTTTGACCCTTCAGATGCGTCTGAGTTGGCATTGAAGCACCAGAAGAAGGGCAGCCATTTGATAGCATATTTCGGTGACAATACTTTTGCATGGTGCGATGAATCCCAATTGAAGCCTTTTGTATCAAATTATTCACAAATGGAGAAACAGAGCAGTTCAGATGCCTTTGTTAGTTCAGTTAACTATGCCCTTGAAGAACTCTCAAGGCGGATATTGTCAGGGATGAGCTGTTCTTGTTTACCGGAAGAGCTATCTGACAATGGGATGTCCTATATGGTCGAGAATGCTGGGCTCAAGGATGGAGTTACTTGCTCTGCAGTTAACCGGTCTGAGATTTTGTCATGTTGCAGCCCAGAAAATCTTCTTAATTATGTTAAGTCTTTGGCTCTGTTCCCTGGCCAAGGTGGTGACTTGCTGGAATTAGTGATAGCTTGCTCTCAACTTACATCTTTTTATCGATCTAAGGGATGCCCTGAACTTGCATCATTCCAAACAGGCAGTGCATGGGTTGAGAATGGTGTGGACCCTTCTTCCATCAAGGATGATGTGGTTGATGAAGTTGTCACTAATGAAGAGCCTCCTGCTAATGATAAGCCCAAAAGAGGCAGGGGGCGACCTCGTAAGCAGAAACCTGAGGATGGTCTGGAGCTGACAGAGAAAAAGTCAACATCCAATCTTTCTACTGATAATGCCTATGATCATCCTGCGGAAAGGCAGATGGATATGGAGTTTGATGAATTTGACGGTTTACAGAGCAAGAAGAAAAGAAGCCTTGACTCGTTTGAAGATCCTGAGACCAAGGCGGCAGCTCCATCTTTTGGTAGTTCTTTCAAGATCGGGGAATGTATTCGGCGAGCTGCAAGCCAGCTGACAGGATCTTCATCTATTGTCAAGTCCCAGAATGAACAGGTGCCTCATAAGAACATCGCTGAAACAGAAAATGGAGATTTTGATGTCTCTAGTGATGATGCTATCAATGAGCTTAGTGTGGAGAAGCGTGCAAAAAGGAGACGGATGCATAGGCACCACAGTGCAGACCCCAAGGAATTGTTATCACAGCTGTGCTCAGTGGCTGTGGAGCCAACGCACGGATATAGTTTCTCTGCAATGGTAATTAATTACTTCAGTGATTATAGGAACTATGTTGTTTCTACTACTACTGAAGCAAATATCGTTGAGAAAACTACTGCAAAAAAGGGGAGAAAGCGGAAGGTTATGCCTTCTCCTGAGGTGGAGACAACTGATCACATGCAGGATTCCTACTGGTCTGGCTTGAGTTTGCATAATCACCCAATTCATGATCTCAGAAGAGCGAGTACTAGCACAAGGCCAAGGCGCAGAAGGAGATCATTGCGGGAAACATATTTCCATGCACAACAAAATCTACAGCATGGACTATTGAGTCCTAAGAAACAGATACAAGTGATAGAGAGATCAATTATCCATGTTGATGAAAAGATGGTTGATGAGGTCAAGCCCACTGCACTTGTTTTGAGCTTTGGTAGGTCAAGTGCTCTTCCTTCTGAAACTGATCTGGTTAAGATGTTTGGTCGCTATGGTCCACTGAAAGAATCTGAGATTGAAGTTCATGCCAGCTCGAATACTGTTAAAGTAGTCTTCAAGAAACGTGCTGATGCTGAAAGGGCTTTCAGTTTTGCTGGCAAGTTTAGTACATTTGGTCCTTCGCTCCGCAGTTACCGTCTTGTGAATATGCCATTTTTTCTCAGCTCACAAACCAATAATACAGAGGCACACTCTGAGTACCATGGTCTGGAGATTCCAG gTCCAAGTGAGTCCAAAGTTCCACTAGATGCTGCAGAAGCTGACCAAGTTGACAAAACAGATGAGAAAGTAGAAGATAAAGGTACTGCTGAAGTACTGGCTAGGGAGACAGGTGATAGTATAACTGCACCTGGAGCACTAGATGAGAAAACAGAAAAGGAAGCTACTGCTGAAGCACTAGCTGACAAGACGACAGAAGGTGAAATTACAGCTGAAGTACAGGTTGAGGAGACTACTACAACTGAGAAAATTGTAGAGGATAAAGAACTAGCTGAGGAGACGACAGAAGGTGAAATTACAGCTGAAGTACAGGTTGCGGAGACTACTTCAACTGAGAAAATTGTAGAGGATAAAGAACTAGCTGAGGAGACAACAGAAGGTGAAACTACAGCTGAAGTACACATTGAAGAAACTTCAACAACTGAAAGAACTGTAGAGGATAAAGAACTAGCTGAGGAGACAACAGAAGGTGAAGCTATAGCTGAAGTACACATTGAGGAAACTACAACAGCTGAGAAAACTGTAGAGGATAAAGTGGTACCTGAGGAGACAACGGAAGGTGAAGCTACTGCTGAAGTACTCGAGGAATGTACAGCCATTGAGAAAATTGTAGAGGATAATACCATAGCTGAGGAGATTACAGAAGGTGAAACTGTAGCTGAAGTACATGTTGAGGTAGCTACAGCAATTGATAAAGCTGTAGAGGAAAACACACTAGCTGAGGAGACAGCTAAAGTTGAAACTACACCTGAAGTACACGTTGAGGAAACTACAACAGCAGAGGAATCTGTGGGGGATAAAGCAGTAGATGAGACAACAAAAGGTGAAACTACAGCTGAAGTATATGCTGAAGAATCAACCGAGAAAACTGTAGAGGATACCACAGTTGAGGCACCAGATGAGAAAACTAAAACAGCCAATGATCCTGTAGAGGATGCCACCGTTGAAGAGCCAGATAAGAAAACTGCAGCCAATGATCCTGTAGAGGATGCCACCGTTGAAGAGCCAGATAAGAAAACCGCAGCCAATGATCCTGCAGAGGATGCCACAGTCGAAGAGCCAGATAAGAAAACTGCAGCCAATGATCATGTAGAGGATGCCACCCCTGAAGAGCCAGATAAGAACACCGCAACCAATGATCATGTAGAGGATGTGACTGTTGAAGAGCCAGATAAGAAAACCGCAGCCAATGATCCTGTAGAGGAAGCCATCCCTGAAGAGACAGATAAGAACACCACAACCAATGATCCAGTAGAGGATGTGACTATTGAAGAGCCAGATATGAAAACCGAAGCCAATGATCCTGTAGAGGAAGCCACCGTTGAAGAGCCAGCTGTGGAAGCTGGGACAATTGAAGAGATTGCTACGGCTGAAGCACGAGATGAGAAAACCATGATAACCGAGGAAACTGCACAGGATCCCATGGTTGAAGATGAGAAAACCATGACAACCGAGGAAACCACACAGGAGCCCATGGTTGAAGATGAGAAAACCGTGACAACGGAGGAAACTGTACAGGATCCCATGGTTGTAGATGACAAAACCATGACAACCGAGAAAACTGTACAGGATTCCATGGTTGAAGAAGGTGGTACGAATATCGCAGCTGCTGAGGAAACTGTAGAgcatgctgctgctactgctgagGCTTTGGCTGGACAAGCAAGTTCAACCGAGCAGACCGGGTAG
- the LOC127774001 gene encoding nuclear transcription factor Y subunit B-3, which translates to MADGPGSPGGGGGSHESGSPRGGGGGGGGGGGGGGVREQDRFLPIANISRIMKKAIPANGKIAKDAKETVQECVSEFISFITSEASDKCQREKRKTINGDDLLWAMATLGFEDYIEPLKVYLQKYREMEGDSKLTAKAGDGSVKKDVLGSHGGSSSSAQGMGQQAAYNQGMGYMQPQYHNGDVSN; encoded by the exons ATGGCGGATGGGCCGGGGAGCccggggggaggaggggggagccACGAGAGCGGGAGCccgagggggggagggggaggagggggaggtgggggtgggggtgggggggtgaGGGAGCAGGACAGGTTCCTCCCCATCGCCAACATCAGCCGCATCATGAAGAAGGCCATCCCGGCCAACGGCAAGATCGCCAAGGACGCCAAGGAGACCGTGCAGGAGTGCGTCTCCGAGTTCATCTCCTTCATCACCAGCGA GGCGAGCGATAAATGCCAGAGGGAGAAGCGCAAGACCATCAACGGCGACGACTTGCTGTGGGCGATGGCCACGCTGGGCTTCGAGGACTACATCGAGCCCCTCAAGGTCTACCTGCAGAAGTACAGAGAG ATGGAG GGTGATAGTAAATTAACTGCAAAGGCTGGTGATGGCTCTGTGAAAAAGGATGTACTTGGTTCTCATGGAGGAAGCAGTTCAAGTGCCCAAGGG ATGGGCCAACAAGCAGCATACAATCAAGGAATGGGTTATATGCAACCTCAG TACCATAATGGGGATGTCTCAAACTGA